gtcgaatacaaagcaagtcagtagctaaaccTTTGCATACATTACGAGGGAGCAATGTTAGAATGATACAATCTCTCcaaaacaacaacattttgtcataatcaaaaagggggagaatgtaaaatacatgtttttgatgaataCAAAGATCAACAAATATGATCAAAGCAACAAGCTTAAAAACAAGTTCAAATATATTCATTGATAAAGCGTTAAATGcaaacatattagatgtttaatgtaaaggtaaatgatacaaccaatacctcaaatacatgagaaccattcatatCTACATaggcatataaagtattttcaaaagtcaaaattacattaacaaagtcttaaaactaatatttttgacaaaatacaaaggtgtattcgaatacaaatgcaagtcagaagcaaaagcttcacatctgtattcgactacgacctactgtagtcgaatacaaagcaagtcagtagctaaaccTTTGCATctatattcgactacgacctgctgtagtcgaatacaaagcaagtcagtagctaaaacctttgcatgtgtattcgactacgacctgctgtagttgaatacaaagcaagtcagtggcaaaaatcaggaatttgtattcgactacatgaaggatgtattcgaatacaaggtgcaaattttgaataaatctaaaCGTTACAGAGAGGTGTgttcgaatacatacatcctgtattcgaaaacaactggaagcaatacaatttttcagatctgaaatggttctagttgctcatcaaacctcttggatcaatgacCACGAATCtaaagagatgtttatggagtataaacacaccataacttcagatcaaacaacacacaatcgttgaatcaaaccttgaacaactttgaacataattatgatttttttacaaagtacttgcatttcattttcatatcattcagaaatattctcaaagtacttgaagtattattggattgaaatcattatacctctcttatatccttattccaaatcatattatatcacttgtaaaagaaagtagtactttcttaaagtagcttaatctaagatagtggtgtgctatcttagaagtattgttcGAAGTTTGTAGCAAAAATCACAGGGtaggagttgtacattttctgaaaataagtggattaatctctAGTGGTGTGCTAGAGGActagatgtacccttggtcataaggggagccaggataattctattgtgttctttatttttcagccatttatatttttacatacatcaatcctaaacagaaaaataatctactaagtctctaaaaaccagaaaatctcctaacacctaattcaccccctcttaggcgtacctCTGTACttacacatttataaatatagtgTACAACTTGTTTAgtagattaataaaatattacatcttgaaAACAAACTACGATTGACAGATtacatcataaaataaaatattaaattctaaTTCTACGAGTTTGGAACTGATCTTCTGATGCTAATTTCATGTCTCGGGTTCCTCTAGctgctaaataaaaaaataataataattggggtgagataaaataTCTAAGTGAGCTctaaaaataaaagggaaaaataatctcaaagagtttctttcataaaagtgtataaaacgtgaaaaataattatacatctcatgataaaaatattattattattattattattattattattattattatgattattattattattattattattattattattattattattattattattataaacatatctatatatatatatatatatatatatatatatatatatatatatattgtgaaaAACACATGCATGACCTCAAATCTTTTCCTTTGGACTAAGGAAAAGTCGTCCAATATCTTAATGTGGGTCACTAAGATAATTGAGTTCTTGGTAAAGGTGGTCTAGCCAAACCCCAATTAGCGTCCTGATTATTCTTCTTTACCTATTATTCCATGCCTagaataacctaaatgtcccaCCGTGAATAAGGCCATGCATGATTTAATGATATTGTATAAAACttgaaatattttgtataaacTGCACTTATTATGTCATATATAAAATGCATCATTCATCcacaacaattataaataacttaTGTGATATACTAAactcataataattttaatcttaagTCCTTAATTCAAAACGTAAATTCATAGTCAGAAAATAGAAACAATATTGGAGTCATGAGAATAGTTACAACATAAAAGTCATGAAAAATCATTTGGATGCAGTTTTAAAAACACCTATATGCAAAAATTCCATTTCATCACACACTAATTCTCCTACTCTGTAATAACCCAAAACACTTTATTCAAAAAACTTTAAGCGCTCAAAATCCTCATACTAGAcgaaattaatataacataacatattttcacaaacacatcaCAGGCAACAACACTAACGAGCATAAATCGTGCTCGACAAGCATAATCACTTTAAttcttgttatgcacatttaagtaattttttcctaatatataattcattcacaataTCCCAACAATAAACAACATGCATGGTTTAACTGACTGACATTTTCAATGAAATCCCTATGGGTTAAACCTATGTGAGTTGTTTTCTTCAATTCCTATTTTCTTCTACACAACTTCAGAAAATTAAATCCCTAATCATAACAAAAAAcctttaataaaaagaactcAGTTTATGATAAGGGAGAAGACGATGTTCTGATTAAATTGGTTGTTGAGCTCTCCTTTTTCTCGAATTGCCACTTTGACTCAAGTTCTTCATTTTTTGGTTATTATCCTATACTGCTTCCTTGAATCTGGTTAGAGACAAATTGAGACATGCAAGGTTTGAAAATGGTTTTGAAGAGCTTTGGGTTTGattgatttgaaaaatgaaggaaaatgagTGGTTGAAGATTGGGAGGATGGAGGAGTTTTTTACGGCAACGAAGAAGAAGGAACCgaatgttgtttttgaaaaacaacATACGATATATTAGAGAGATATTGGAGAGGTAGAGTGAAAGTTACGCTATTGCCCTTCATTTatccaaatattacaataatgcctcttttttttaacaaataaactagttattttatttttaaatttacagtTTTAATAATTAACCTCTATACTTAACAAAATAGATAGTTTGTTACATACTCCaccacttaaaaaaaaaatatgcccTCAAAATTCAGAGGATTACCTATTGGAAAAGATAAGGATACTCTATTTGCATGTCTTTCTATGCTTCCCATGTTGCTTCTTCTATAGAAGGTCCTTCCCGAACAACCTTCACTAGGGAAATTTCTTTGTTTCTCAATACTTTTACACTTCTATCTATAATTTGGACTGACATTGGGTCATAAGTAAGGTTTGATTTGAGTTGGACAAACTCATGACTCAAAATTTGGTGAGGGTTAGGAATGTATTTCTTTAACTAGGAGACATGAAAAACATTGTGTAGATTGGATAAATTGGGTGGCAAAGTTATTATGTATGCAGAGGGACCAATCCTCTGCCATTTTTGAAAGCGTCCAACAAAACGAGGGTTTAGCTTCTTGACCTTTAGCACTCTTGCAATGTTAATGGTGGGGGTAACTctcaaaaaaatatgatatccCTCCTCAAACTCCAAAGGCCTTCTCCTGATATCAACATAGCTCTTTTGCCTGCTTTGGGCTATCTTTAATTTATCCTTAATTACCTTAATCTTTTCAGTGGTCTCTTGGATAACTTCAGGACCTAAGATCCCCTTATCCCCTACTTCTGACCAACATAACGATGTCCTACATTTTCTTCCATACAAAGCCTCATAAGGTACCATGCCAATGCTGGCATGGTAACTGTTGTTGTAGGAAAATTCTACCAGGGCAAGTTCGTATCTCAATTTCCTCCTTCCTCTAAAATAGAAGCTCTCTACATATCCTCCAGAGTCTGAATGGTTTTTTCAGTTTGACCATCAATCTGGGGATGGTAGGAAGTACTAAGGTGTAGTCTAGTCCCTAGAGACTTTTGAAATGCCTTCCAAAATATGGAGGTAAACTTAGGG
The genomic region above belongs to Cicer arietinum cultivar CDC Frontier isolate Library 1 chromosome 4, Cicar.CDCFrontier_v2.0, whole genome shotgun sequence and contains:
- the LOC101491761 gene encoding uncharacterized protein; this translates as MVPYEALYGRKCRTSLCWSEVGDKGILGPEVIQETTEKIKVIKDKLKIAQSRQKSYVDIRRRPLEFEEGYHIFLRVTPTINIARVLKLKKYIPNPHQILSHEFVQLKSNLTYDPMSVQIIDRSVKVLRNKEISLVKVVREGPSIEEATWEA